CGACATCACATAGCGCACGAATATCATCTAGATTGGTGACACCGCCAGAGGCGATTACGGGTAAGCCGCCTTCACGAGCTAGCGCAGCAGTGGCGTCCACATTGACGCCTTGCATCATGCCGTCACGGGCAATGTCGGTATAAACAATGCTGGAAACGCCGTCATTGGCAAAGCGCTTGGCGAGTTCGGTCGCTTTCAGGGTGGACACTTCAGCCCAGCCGTCGGTGGCCACATAGCCATCTTTAGCATCCAGGCCAACAATAATATGGCCTGGGAATGCACGGCACATCTCGCCCACAAAATCCGGTTCTTTAACCGCTTTTGTACCAATAATGACGTAAGAAACCCCTGCATTTAGGTAATGCTCAATGGTGTCTGCCGAGCGAATGCCGCCGCCAATTTGAATGGGCAGGTTAGGGTAGGCGCGTGCTATTGCAGTCACTGCATCGCCGTTCACCGGTTTGCCTTCAAATGCGCCGTTTAGGTCAACTAGGTGCAGGCGGCGAGCCCCTGCTTCTACCCAGCGGGCGGCCATGGCAACGGGGTCATCGCCGTAGGACGTCGCATCTTCCATGCGGCCTTGTTTCAAGCGCACACACTGGCCGTCTTTGAGATCAATCGCGGGAATTACCAACATAGTGAAACCTCTCAGGGCGTCCAGGTGACAAAATTTTCTAGCAGGCGAAGGCCCGCACGGGAGCTTTTTTCAGGGTGGAACTGTACGGCGAAGGTGGCATCGCGGCCAATCGCCACGTGGGCGCAAACCTTGCCGTACTGAGTGGTACCAAACACTTGGGCATCGTCAGCTGCATTGACGTAGTAGCTGTGCACAAAATAGAAGTGTTCGTTATCGTCAATGCCTGCCCACAGCGGGTGATCGTGATGCTGTGCCACGAGATTCCAACCCATGTGCGGCACTTTTAAACGCTGTTCGTAATCATCACGCATATTGGCCGGAAAACGGTCGACGCTGCCATGGAAAAAGCCTAGGCAGTCTACGCCGCCATTCTCTTCGCTGCGTTCCATCAGCATTTGTTGACCCACGCAAATGCCCAACAGCGGCTTGGCCTGGCGGGTAAGAATATCGTCGACTAAACCACGTAGCTCGGTACGTTCGAGCTCGCCCACACAGTCTCGGATAGCCCCCTGGCCCGGTAGCACCAAGCGTGTTGCGCCTAAAATACGCCGAGGGTCGCGGGTAATAATCACATTTTCGTGGGTGACGTGCTCAAGCGCTTTTGCCACAGAGTGCAGGTTGCCCATTCCATAATCGATTACCGCGATGGTCATAAAGCGCTCCTTGTTATCGTTAGCGAGCTACCACTGGCTGTAATACTCGGCATTATAGGCTTCCTTTAGTGGACGGCATCTGCCCCGCCATTCTTGGGTCTTCTGCCACTGCCATGCGTAGCGCGCGCCCAAACGCTTTAAAAATAGTCTCAGCCTGATGGTGAGCATTAAAGCCTTTTACATTGTCGATATGCAGTGTGACACGAGCATGGTTGACGAAGCCTTGGAAAAACTCCCAAAACAGTTGGGTGTCCATGCGGCCAATAGTATCGCGGGTGAAGTCGACATTCATATACAGGCCTGGGCGGCCGGAAAAATCGATAACCACCCGCGAAAGCGCTTCATCAAGGGGTACATAGGCATGTCCGTAGCGGTAAATGCCGCGTTTATCGCCGATTGCTTGGTGAAACGCTTGGCCCAGAGTAATGCCTAGATCTTCGACCGTATGGTGATCATCAATGTGTAGGTCGCCTTTTGCGTCAATGTCGAGATCCACCATCCCATGACGAGCCACTTGATCAAGCATATGATCAAGAAACGGAACGCCGGTGTCACTGCGGAGGCGGCCTTCGCCGTCAAGGTTGACGCTGACCGTAATCTGCGTTTCGTTGGTGTCACGGCTTACCGTGGCAATACGCGCTGACATGTTGCATCTCCTGCGCTGATGCGCACTCTGAGGGGTGTTGGTGGAATGTTATCACCGCTGGATCAAGGCATAACCTGTGGCCAAAGCGACCATTATAGTGAATCGGCGCCCCCATCCGCTACAATGCGCGAAAGGTAGCCGCCTTTGCTGGCGGTAGAATAGCAGCCTTGCTGCTTTGGCAAAGAGGATTTCACCATGCCGGTGACATTGCATTACGTCGACCAGGCCCGTTGGGAAGCAGAAGAGCAGGTGCGTATTGACCTAATACGCATTTATGAAGATGCGCCCAAAGAGCGTATGCCTACACCAACGGTCACCCCTTTTATTGAGCAACATTTAAAAGGACAGCACTTTTTTGCCTGCGCACATTTTAACGATCGGCTGCTCGGTGCCGTAGCAGTAAAAGAAACAGCTGACCGCGCGTGGTGGCTCTCAGAGCTGTGCGTGCGTAAACCCACCCGGCGGCGCGGTGTAGGTACGCGATTAATGGCACTGTTAGGTGAACAGGCAAAACAAGAAGGGCGTGTGCTGCGCATCGAAACGTCGTCGCTGCCGTTAGCGGATCGAGTACTGCTATCCAAGCTCGGTTATCGACCCATAGCCAATGAACCATCCTCACAGCCGGGTGCACCCATCACCAGTGATTTTGTTGAGCTAAACCCAAAAGGAAAAGGGTAATGAATCAGCTACTACGTATTTTGCTGGCCGCGGTAGGTATTTTAGCGATCGTTGCCGTTGCTGCAGTGGTGTATGTCACCACCTTTCTTGATCCAGAAGACTTCAAGCCCCGGCTAACCGCTGTGGTAGAAGAGCAAACCGGCCTGAACCTAGCGTTGGAAGGCCCTATCACGTGGTCGTTTTATCCGCGTATCGGGGTCAGTGTTGAGCAGGCAAGAGCATGGTTGCCAGAGCAAGCCCAGGACGAAATTGCGTTTGCCGCCATTGATCGAGCCGAAGTTAGCGTGGCCTTTGCCCCTCTATTACGGGGCGAAATTGCTGTTGATGGCTTAACCCTGGACGGTATGCGCTTAAACCTTGAGAAGAATGAACAAGGTGAAGGTAATTGGCAGGCATTACTAGAGCGTCTCGCTGAACAGGGTAACGAAACAGCAGAAACGGTTCTGGCACCGGCAAGTGCTGGTCCCAACGCAGATGCTGGTAATTTGTCGGTGGTGCTGAACATTGCCAGCGTGGAAGTGAAGAATGCTGATATCCGCTTCCGTGATGAGCAAAGCCAAGCGCTTTGGCGAGTGCAGCCGCTCAATATTTCAGGCACCAACGTCAATCCTTTGCGCTCTTTCCCCCTAAAAACCATGTTTACGCTAACTAAGCATAACCGCTTAGATGCAGAGGTATTGGAGCGCACGCCTGACCTAATCAGTGAAGTGAATCTTGAAACCCGCCTTCGTTTAGGTTTAAAAGATGAGCAACTAATTTTTGAAAGTACACAGCTAACGACCCGTACGCGTCGTTCTGGAGAAAGCGACCCGCAGCAGCTTAGCCTTAAAGCAGCGGAAATAGTTGCCCGAATGGGTGAGCAACAACTTACGATTCGCGAGGGTGTTGTTGACGCGGGTTTACGTCATCCAGACAATTGGCAGGGTAGCCTTGCGCTCTCGTTGGCATTTGGCTTGGAAAGTGACTTTGCGGCACAAACTGCTCAGCTTAAAGATGCTCAATTAACTGGGCCAGATGGGCTACGGGTCAGTGGGCATCTCAATGTGGAGCAACTACTAGACGCCCCTCAGTACAGCGGCCAACTCACGGCAGCTCCTTTTACACTGCGTCCATGGCTGTCGCGGATGGGGATGACGCTGAATACAGCCAACGAAGCTGCGCTAAGTGATGTGGCGATGACCAGTCCCATTGAAGGTGACATGGCAAGTATCACACTTCCGCGTCTTTCCTTGGTGGTTGATGACAGTACCTTCACGGGTAATGTTTCCGCCGCGTTGGACGGTACTCAATTAGCCTTCAATCTGGAAGGCGACCAGCTAAATATTGATCATTATCTGCCTGGACCCGAAACAGCTCAGCAAGCTAGCCGAGGCTTACTGCGCAGAGCCTTTGCTCAAACCGATGGGGCGCTATTGCCTCAGGCATGGCTTAGCACGCTATCGCTAGAGGGTGACCTAAGCGTCGACCAACTTATGTTGGCCGGATTGACGTTCGATGATACCTCGCTAAGTTTGCGCGGAGAGAAGGGAGCGCACCAACTGACGGCCTTTGAGTCGCGCTTCTATGGAGGTGAACTTAATTCGACAGGCCGTCTTGATGCCACCGCAGAGGTGCTCGAATGGCAACTCTCCCCACGTATCAGTGATGTTCAGGTAGCACCGCTCATCGAAACCTTTAGTGAGGAGGCGTCACCGCTGCGAGGCCGCTTTAACCTAGAAGGAGCGCTGACGACTCAGGGCAATCGCCGTGATGTGCTCACCAGCAATCTTAACGGCGAGCTAAATGCGCAGCTGAACGACGGAGCTATTCTACAAACGAATATCTCTCAGCAAATGTGTGAGGTAGTGGCGCAGCTGGAGGGCGAAGGGACCCTACGCGAGTGGGAGCCTGATACGCGCTTTGAGCGGTTTGACGCGACCTTCCAAGTGCGCAATGGTGTAGTGAAAAGCGACGATTTGCTTATCACCCTTCCCGGCATTGATGTGCAGGGCAAAGGCGACTTCAATCTCAATACGCTAAATTTCACCACTGAAGCGAATGCTAAGTTGGTCGACACCGCTGACGCTGCCTGTAGCGTGAATCCGCGTTTAGAGCAGTTGCCGCTTCCGGTTCGCTGCGAAGGTCATGTAAGCGACGATAAAACCCAGTGGTGCCGATTTGATCGTTTGGCTTTCCAAACAGCGGTGATAGACCTGCTAAGTAATGAAGCAGGCAGCCGCGTTGAAGAAGAGCTGGAAGAACGGCTGGGCGATTCACTGGATCGAATTGATGAGCGCCTGGGAGAAGGCGCTGGTCAGGAACTTCGTGAGGGGATTCGTCGTCTATTTAACTGAGCATTCATGCATGTTTTGAACCGATACAATAAGTGCGCGCCGGCCTTACCGCCGGCGCTTTTTTGCGTGTTAGCCAGCCATATAGCATGGCCAGCTGACGGCTAATCGCAGGGTGCCGTTTTACTGTTTAAGGAAATCCTATGGCCGACATGCCAACGCCGTGTCTGGCGGCGGAAGAGTTTCAACGCCGTTTGCTTACCTGGTTCGACCAGTATGGTCGGCATGACTTACCTTGGCAGTCGCCCCGCAGCGCCTACCGGGTATGGGTATCTGAAATTATGCTCCAACAAACCCAAGTCACCACGGTCATTCCCTACTTCGAACGCTTTATGGCACGCTTCCCTACGTTAGAAGTGCTGGCCAATGCGCCCCAGGACGACGTACTGCACCTATGGACAGGGCTTGGCTACTACGCCCGTGCTCGTAATCTGCATAAAGCGGCCCAAATGGCGTTAGCGTCCCATGGCGGCGAATTGCCCACAGATAGCGTCGAGTCGTTGATGGCGTTGCCAGGTATAGGCCGTTCCACGGCTGGCGCGATCATCGCGCAAAGTTCTGGTCAGCAGGCGGCGATTTTAGACGGCAACGTAAAGCGGTCACTGACCCGCTTGCACGCCATTGCCGGCTGGCCAGGCAAGCCAGCGGTAGAGCGCTCATTGTGGGCGCTGGCTGAGTATTACACACCTGATACCCGTCTTGCCGACTATACCCAAGCCATCATGGATTTCGGCGCCACGCTATGTAAACGCAGCAAGCCTGATTGTCTGATCTGTCCGTTTAACGACGTATGTTGTGCCTACGCCCAAGGTGAGCCGCAACGCTTTCCCGAGTCCAAACCTAAAAAAGCCTTGCCCACGCGTGAAACCGTTATGCTAATGCTGCGGGATAGGCAAGGGCGGGTTTGGTTAGAGCAACGGCCACCCAGCGGACTATGGGGAGGCCTATGGAGCCTGCCCCAATTTGAACGCCATAGTGAGCTAAACGATTGGCTAGCCGATCATGTGGCTTCCCCTGAACGCCATGCACCACTGCCCAGCTTTACCCACACGTTTAGCCATTTTCGCCTATCGATTACGCCTCAGCCGGTTAGTTGCGATAGGCTGAATGGCGTAAGAGAAGGCGGCGTATGGTATGACGTTAACGATCCGCCGGCGCTCGGCTTGGCTGCACCGGTTAAATTGCTGCTGAGCCAGCTAACGCCGTTTGCCCTAGATCCAACGCCAGGGCCATCGCGCTAACGTCACTCGCGTTGTCACTTTTATTCGCGCACTGTTATTCAGAAAGGAGTACACCATGAGCAACACCGTTTTCTGCCGTAAGTACCAACAAGAGCTACCCGCTCTGCCGTTTCCACCGTTGCCGGGTAAGCAGGGGCAAGAAATTCAAGCCACGGTGTCTAAACAGGCCTGGGAAGAGTGGCAAGCGCTGCAAACGCGCCTGATTAACGAAAAGCACCTCAATATGCTTGAGCCTGAAGCACGTGCTTACTTAATGGATCAGATGCAACGTTTTCTAGACAACGAAACCACGGACCAAGCCGAAGGATACGTGCCGCCAACCCAGGCTTAAGTGTTTAAGAAGGAGGGCTGCAAAGGGGTGAATCTTGGCGCAGCCCACGGCTGGTGTGGCTTTTGCCCGTTTTTGACCCTGCCAAGAAGTTCCCTAAGCACGTGACTAGAAAGAAAGTTTCACGAAAGTGTTGACGAAAAGCTGAGTTTTTAGTTTAATACGCACCGTTGGCAGCGGCCAGATAGCTCAGTTGGTAGAGCAGGGGATTGAAAATCCCCGTGTCGGCGGTTCGATTCCGTCTCTGGCCACCAAACGTTGGGGTATCGCCAAGTGGTAAGGCACCGGTTTTTGGTATCGGCATTCCCAGGTTCGAATCCTGGTACCCCAGCCATTGCCAACAAGATTTCTTGTTGATTGCAAAGCTTAACAGTGAAGCAATCATATTCTCAAGAAAACGCGAAGCGCCGACATAGCTCAGTTGGTAGAGCAACTGACTTGTAATCAGTAGGTCCCGGGTTCGACTCCTGGTGTCGGCACCACTGAAAAGTGGTTAAAATCAGAGCGTTAGAGAATTAGATTAAGCCGTCCGAAAGGGCGGCTTTTTCGTATGTGTCTATAAAGTGTCTACAGCGTGGGCACTTTCATAACTGAACTGAATGTAAGCGCGTGGCGTATTTGGCACAGGTTAGCGGGATAATTGGCACTGACTAAGCGTTAGCAAGGCAGGTCATGATATGTATGCTCTGTGGCAACTCTGCAGCGAGGACAATGGTAGTACTGGGGATCTTTATTCAAAGGGGTCAGTCTACCTTCCTGTGAACATAACTGGCATATTGCATGCTTCGGGTTATCTTCAGTCACATACTCGTCTTTGAGTTCTAATACAAACCCACCTTGCTGCGTTTCTTTCAATCGATACTGATTGAAGCGTTCTTCCTTGCTTATCTGTTCTCTTAGCTCCCGGTTTTCATCGATCAACTGTTGATACTGCTGCTGCATCTCAAATAAACCAAACTGGGCAGCAGTGAGTTGATCCATTATCTTGCTGATCGCTGTATCGACACGCACTTTATCGTCAACGTCTTTAGCGGCCCGAGCAAGCTCATACGCAGTTTTGAGGCCTGAGCCTATTGCTAGGATATCAACCATTTCTGTGTCCTGTGGTAGTGACTACTAAATCGCTTAAAACAGCCCTGCCGGTTCTGCATCCACATCCCAACTGAAGATCAGAACCTCTTTGGCGTCTGATCCTTTGCCGCCGCCGACGGTGTAGCGGATGTCGGTGGTTTCGATGTGGTAGTCCGCGAAGATCCGGCGGATGTCTGGGCGGTCGTATCGCTCGATGCACGCTTGCCAGCTTAGGTGCTCAATAAAGGTGCTGGCTAAGCGCAGGTGAGCTGCTGACAGTGGTTCTTCCAGGCGCAGCAGGTTTAGCCCTGGAGGTGTGGTGGTGGCGGTGCCAAACGTCTGGCCTTCGATGCGGGCACCGAAGGCATTCTGCTGTAGATAGTAGAAGCGCGCTGCTCGCTGGATATCAGTGAGCGTTTCCGGGCGTGTCATCTTCAGCCACTCGAACACCTGGCGGCTTGAAAGCGCCCACTTGAACTGCCTGACGAACTCTTCCAGGTGGTTTTGAACGATACGGTATAGGTTCACTAGATCACCGTTAACATCGTTGAGCACTTCCACCTCGGCTGGAGAGGGGCGCAGGAAGAACAGCGCGGCCCCTTTCGACTACGGTGTCACCTGTGTGGTGCCTGCAATTGCGGCATATACCCAGCTCTATCCGCAATGCAAGGTCGATGCCACGCTGAGTGATCAGAAAGTCGATCTGATGTCGGAAGACATCGAACTTGCTATTCGCGTTGGTTGGCTAACCGAGCCAAGCGTACAAGCGAGGAAAATAGGCTCTTTCCGGCAGTTGTTGGTTGCATCACCAAATCTTGAGAAACAGGTGGCGCAGCTCTCCCAGCCTGAAGAACTACTAGATTTTCCGTTTATTGCTAATAAAGCGTTGCCTCATCCGTTGCAGTGGGATTTTTCTCTAAATGAGGGTGGGAGTCGATCCATCCTCATGCGGGCCTCTATCTTTCTCGATGCGACGCTGGCGGTACGCGAAGCGTTGTACGCTGGTGCGGGGATATCGGTATTACCGGATTATGCTAGTGCAGGTGACCTCGCGGCTGGATGCCTTATACATATTTTGCCCTAGTGGAGCTTGCTCTCAGGTGGCATACATGTCGTTTTTCCATTAGCACGTTTTCGCCCTGCGAAAGTGCGCGCTTTTGTCGACATCCTGGCGCATAGAGAGCAGCAGCGGCAGGAGGGCACTTTCATTAAGTGAGCTTGTCACCAAGCCGATGACTAATAAAGATGTACGGCCTCAAACACTGCTACTGGTTTGCCATTGGCGTTTTTAAGCGACAGGGTGCCGCCGTTTACTTGCCAGGCGTCTACTTGCTGAAGTGTGCTGAGCAGTGCCTGTTCATTGCGCATTTGCGTGTCAGGGCAAGCCATCATTGTGGTGCCAACTTGTTCAAACGCTATCCGTTTGCCTTCAACACGGTAACTGCCAATCAAGGTATTGCAGCCAGTTGAGCCTGCTAGTCGTGTTTTTTCTTCATGGAGCACAAGGTGAGGTTCGCGATAGTTGTCAGCGGTGGTAATAGGCTGATTTTCAAGCGTGACCAGTTTCCAATACGTATTGGTTAGCGTTTCGTCAGGCTTGACTGCTTGGTGAATCGCTGAATGCGATTGGCATCCATTGGCAAGCAGTATGGCCATAGTCGATGCGATGATGGATAGTTTTTTCATAAAGCGTTTCTCTAGGTTTCTCATTGTAAAATAGTAATCGGGTTATTAATGTTTTGCTACCTTATCTTATGTCTGATGCTTTGTTATCAAACATTAATCAGATCAGGTTTTATTGTTTTATGTATAAATTAAACGTTGTGCCTTTGCTTTGTTTCTACTTGATTCCCCTTTCTGTTTGGCTAACCTAAAGTGACTTGAGCGATAAAGGCTTTTATATAGTGATCAAATACTATGATGGCTAAAAAGTGCTGAGTTGTGTTTGCCATTTTATTAAGGAATCAAAACTCTAATGTAAGGAATATGAGTTTTATCGAGTGGTTATAAGTTAAGGAGAATTGCACGATGTTCCATCACTCTGGAAAATTACAGTATCCCGTTAAAGTGGATAAGCCAAACCCTGAGTTCGCCATGTTGCTACAACAAGCAATTGGCGGCGTTGAAGGAGAAATTCGAGTAGCCATGCAGTATTTTTTTTAGGCTATGGGAGCGAGAGGCGATGATCGAATTCGCGATATGCTGATGTCAACCGCTACCGAAGAGCTTTCCCACATTGAAATGTTGGGACATGCCGTCGCGCTTAACCTGGAGGGAGCGCCGGTATCGTATCAAGAGGCGACGGCGAAAGACCCTGTTATGAACGCGATTATTGGTGGGGCGAATCCGCGACATTTGCTTTCATCGGGGCTTTCCGCGATGCCGGTTAACGCCAACGGCGTTCCCTTTGATATGAGCCATGTTTATGCCACGGGCAATATTGCTGCTGATATGATGGCGAACGTGGCAGCGGAAGCGGGTGGTCGAGTGTTGGCGTCACGGCTGTATAACTGGACCGACGACCATGGTATGAAGGACTTTCTTTCCTTTCTGATTGCCCGAGATACTTATCATCAGCAACAGTGGCTGGCTGTGATCGAGGAGTTGGGGGGCTTCGAGAAGCAACTGCCTATTCCCAAAGCCACGCCGGAAGACAACGAAGCGACACAACATTCGTATTACTACCTGAATACGTTGTTAGATAAAAAAGCCCCAGAAGGCCGCTGGTCAAATGGCCCATCGTTGGATGGACGTAGTAAATATAGTGTGCGCGATCAGCCTGAACCTGAAGGGCAGGAGCCTAGTCTAGGTAAGGCGAAAGCGAATTCGGGTGCGCAGATAGAACAGATTGACTCTGGCAAGTAAGCTTCGCGCAACGCCTTAATGGCGGCAACTGAGAAAATCTAGGATCCATTATCTATCTAAATTATAACCCTGGCAGGGCTTGCTAGGGTTTTTTTATGATAGGGACAGTGTTATTTAATGTAGCCCGAAAGTTGTGTGCTTATGTTTAAGAGTTATTGGGGGATGTGGCGGAAGTTTTCTGTTACCAACGTGGGTTGTGATGATGGGTAAAATATATAGCGTGATGATCTTGCTCATAATATATGGTTGATGTTGTTGCTAATTTTTGTAAGCACGTTTTTTATTAAAGCAGTTAATGAGGAGGGGTTGTTTTTTAACAAATGTCAATGTTTGATTTTTTTTAATATGTTTTCGGGTTTAAGTTATAAAAGTACCTTGTTTAATTATTGATCATTGACTATATTTTTCTTTGCGCAACTGTTTTAATTATTTTTAGACTGTACTTTTTGACTGGAGTGCACAGTTTTTGTCTAACTACAATGGAGTGTAGAGATGAAAGGGCTTACTGCAGATCGAGTTCCCCTGGCGAACGACATAAGTCGTAAAAGCAAGCTTGGAAGCTTAAGCAATCACGGGGCGTGTATCAACATAGCGCAGGTGCTGGGGTTGTATGGCGAGATGGGGGAGGAGTCTCTTAACTCGCTGTCAAAAATACGCCAGAAGCCTGTAGAGCTAAAGAAAAACCAACAGGTTTTCTCTGTATGCGAAGGTCGTGCTGATATTTTTGTTATAAAAGAGGGGTGGGCAAGTTTATCTCATGCAACAAATTCACGTGGGCAGGATGTTTGTAATATTTTTATGCCTGGCGATATTATTGGTATGCGTGAAAGCTTTTTTGAAAGTCGTGATATTATTATTTTTCCTATTACCAATTGTGAGCTTATAAAGGTTTCTGGTGATCATCTTCATGCGCTTTGTAAAGAAAACGAGGAAGTTAGGAAAGCAATTACATCTTACGTCATGGTGAATGATAATATTACGATAGAGCGTCTCAGAAGCTGTACGCATCATCGATCGGTGGAAAGGGTTGCGCATTTTTTACTTGAAGTTTATGCGCGATTTAAATTCAAAGGGCTTTTGGAAGGTAATGTTTTTGATTTTCCTGTCACGCAGGAAACTGTTGGAGAACTTTTAGGAATGACTAGTGTTCACGTTAGTCGCTGTATGACTGCACTTGAGCAAAAAAAGTTTATTCGTAAAACTCGTAGTAGTGTCAAACTTTTAAAACCCGAAGAAATGGCAAAAAACACAGGTTTTGATAGTGACTTTATTTATGGGCATATTTGTCTTGGCTAGTTTTTAAGAGCCATTGCTAGAGCTTAATTGCTAAGGCTTAAAGAGATTTCATAACACACGTTATAAAGTAGAGCTTATGGGTTGCAAGGGCTAGTCATTTGACTACCCTATTGATGGTGTTATGTACAAGTGAATGTTAGTACATGTTTTTATTGATCTGAAATTTAATCATACAAGGAGTGGATTAGATGACAGTCAGCAACAACCCTCTTAATACCGTCACTGCCCATAAGCAATACTGTGAAATGATGGATATACCGTCGGCACAGCGCGAAACGGTGCAGGATGAGTACCCAACGCGCCTAGCATCGGCGCCAGCTTCGCTAACCCTGCCGCGTCGTGATGCGGTGGTTAAAGGTCGGGATTTAACAGGACCGTTATCTCAAGAACAGCTTGATGAGTTTGAACGCAAAGGGTTTCTGTTTATTCCAAACCTGATTTCGGGCGAAGAGCTGGAGGCACTTTGCCATGAAATGACGTTGTTGATGAGCAATGATGCTTATCGTGATCAAGAATTCAGCGTTACCGAGCCAGAAAGCCACAACATTCGCTCGCTGTTTGCGGTGCACAGGCTTTCGGAGCGTTTAGGTCAACTGGCCATAGACGAGCGCTTAGCGGGGGCTGCCCGGCAGATTATCGGCGGTGACCCTTACGTGCACCAGTCGCGAATTAATTATAAGCCTGGCTTTGCCGGGAAAGGGTTTAATTGGCACTCCGACTTTGAGACGTGGCACGCGGAAGACGGTATGCCGAATATGCACGCCGTTAGCGCCTCACTGATCTTGACCGACAACCATGAGTTCAATGGCCCGCTCATGCTAATCCCTGGCTCTCATCTGGAATTCGTGCCCTGCTTAGGGGAAACACCGGAGGATAACCACAAAAGCTCGCTTAAAGCACAGGAGATTGGTGTGCCCAGCTCTGAAGCGCTGACTCAGTTAGTAGCAAAGCATGGTATTGAAGCGCCAAAAGGTAAAGCAGGTGGTTTGCTACTGTTTGATTGCAACACGCTACATGCGTCTAATGCCAATTTGTCGCCTGATCCCCGTAGCAACGTGTTCTTTGTGTTTAATCGTCCGGA
This genomic window from Halomonas sp. TD01 contains:
- a CDS encoding META domain-containing protein; the encoded protein is MKKLSIIASTMAILLANGCQSHSAIHQAVKPDETLTNTYWKLVTLENQPITTADNYREPHLVLHEEKTRLAGSTGCNTLIGSYRVEGKRIAFEQVGTTMMACPDTQMRNEQALLSTLQQVDAWQVNGGTLSLKNANGKPVAVFEAVHLY
- the mutY gene encoding A/G-specific adenine glycosylase gives rise to the protein MADMPTPCLAAEEFQRRLLTWFDQYGRHDLPWQSPRSAYRVWVSEIMLQQTQVTTVIPYFERFMARFPTLEVLANAPQDDVLHLWTGLGYYARARNLHKAAQMALASHGGELPTDSVESLMALPGIGRSTAGAIIAQSSGQQAAILDGNVKRSLTRLHAIAGWPGKPAVERSLWALAEYYTPDTRLADYTQAIMDFGATLCKRSKPDCLICPFNDVCCAYAQGEPQRFPESKPKKALPTRETVMLMLRDRQGRVWLEQRPPSGLWGGLWSLPQFERHSELNDWLADHVASPERHAPLPSFTHTFSHFRLSITPQPVSCDRLNGVREGGVWYDVNDPPALGLAAPVKLLLSQLTPFALDPTPGPSR
- a CDS encoding DNA adenine methylase, which encodes MFFLRPSPAEVEVLNDVNGDLVNLYRIVQNHLEEFVRQFKWALSSRQVFEWLKMTRPETLTDIQRAARFYYLQQNAFGARIEGQTFGTATTTPPGLNLLRLEEPLSAAHLRLASTFIEHLSWQACIERYDRPDIRRIFADYHIETTDIRYTVGGGKGSDAKEVLIFSWDVDAEPAGLF
- the hisB gene encoding imidazoleglycerol-phosphate dehydratase HisB — its product is MSARIATVSRDTNETQITVSVNLDGEGRLRSDTGVPFLDHMLDQVARHGMVDLDIDAKGDLHIDDHHTVEDLGITLGQAFHQAIGDKRGIYRYGHAYVPLDEALSRVVIDFSGRPGLYMNVDFTRDTIGRMDTQLFWEFFQGFVNHARVTLHIDNVKGFNAHHQAETIFKAFGRALRMAVAEDPRMAGQMPSTKGSL
- a CDS encoding GNAT family N-acetyltransferase, with translation MPVTLHYVDQARWEAEEQVRIDLIRIYEDAPKERMPTPTVTPFIEQHLKGQHFFACAHFNDRLLGAVAVKETADRAWWLSELCVRKPTRRRGVGTRLMALLGEQAKQEGRVLRIETSSLPLADRVLLSKLGYRPIANEPSSQPGAPITSDFVELNPKGKG
- the hisH gene encoding imidazole glycerol phosphate synthase subunit HisH; translated protein: MTIAVIDYGMGNLHSVAKALEHVTHENVIITRDPRRILGATRLVLPGQGAIRDCVGELERTELRGLVDDILTRQAKPLLGICVGQQMLMERSEENGGVDCLGFFHGSVDRFPANMRDDYEQRLKVPHMGWNLVAQHHDHPLWAGIDDNEHFYFVHSYYVNAADDAQVFGTTQYGKVCAHVAIGRDATFAVQFHPEKSSRAGLRLLENFVTWTP
- a CDS encoding AsmA family protein, with the protein product MNQLLRILLAAVGILAIVAVAAVVYVTTFLDPEDFKPRLTAVVEEQTGLNLALEGPITWSFYPRIGVSVEQARAWLPEQAQDEIAFAAIDRAEVSVAFAPLLRGEIAVDGLTLDGMRLNLEKNEQGEGNWQALLERLAEQGNETAETVLAPASAGPNADAGNLSVVLNIASVEVKNADIRFRDEQSQALWRVQPLNISGTNVNPLRSFPLKTMFTLTKHNRLDAEVLERTPDLISEVNLETRLRLGLKDEQLIFESTQLTTRTRRSGESDPQQLSLKAAEIVARMGEQQLTIREGVVDAGLRHPDNWQGSLALSLAFGLESDFAAQTAQLKDAQLTGPDGLRVSGHLNVEQLLDAPQYSGQLTAAPFTLRPWLSRMGMTLNTANEAALSDVAMTSPIEGDMASITLPRLSLVVDDSTFTGNVSAALDGTQLAFNLEGDQLNIDHYLPGPETAQQASRGLLRRAFAQTDGALLPQAWLSTLSLEGDLSVDQLMLAGLTFDDTSLSLRGEKGAHQLTAFESRFYGGELNSTGRLDATAEVLEWQLSPRISDVQVAPLIETFSEEASPLRGRFNLEGALTTQGNRRDVLTSNLNGELNAQLNDGAILQTNISQQMCEVVAQLEGEGTLREWEPDTRFERFDATFQVRNGVVKSDDLLITLPGIDVQGKGDFNLNTLNFTTEANAKLVDTADAACSVNPRLEQLPLPVRCEGHVSDDKTQWCRFDRLAFQTAVIDLLSNEAGSRVEEELEERLGDSLDRIDERLGEGAGQELREGIRRLFN
- a CDS encoding oxidative damage protection protein; translated protein: MSNTVFCRKYQQELPALPFPPLPGKQGQEIQATVSKQAWEEWQALQTRLINEKHLNMLEPEARAYLMDQMQRFLDNETTDQAEGYVPPTQA
- a CDS encoding substrate binding domain-containing protein, with amino-acid sequence MVPAIAAYTQLYPQCKVDATLSDQKVDLMSEDIELAIRVGWLTEPSVQARKIGSFRQLLVASPNLEKQVAQLSQPEELLDFPFIANKALPHPLQWDFSLNEGGSRSILMRASIFLDATLAVREALYAGAGISVLPDYASAGDLAAGCLIHILP
- the hisA gene encoding 1-(5-phosphoribosyl)-5-[(5-phosphoribosylamino)methylideneamino]imidazole-4-carboxamide isomerase, translating into MLVIPAIDLKDGQCVRLKQGRMEDATSYGDDPVAMAARWVEAGARRLHLVDLNGAFEGKPVNGDAVTAIARAYPNLPIQIGGGIRSADTIEHYLNAGVSYVIIGTKAVKEPDFVGEMCRAFPGHIIVGLDAKDGYVATDGWAEVSTLKATELAKRFANDGVSSIVYTDIARDGMMQGVNVDATAALAREGGLPVIASGGVTNLDDIRALCDVANSGILGAITGRAIYEGSLDVAEAQRLSDQLSGGNE